The window TTCTCTGCATAATTTCTTCATATATATTCTCTATACTAATTTTGAGAGGAGAGAGAGTTCAGATGAACAGAATCTCTATAAAGCTGACCGCTTACTTTTTTATTTCTGTGCTTATAATGGAAACATCATTAATCTTTTATCTCCATCAGAATATCATCCACGCAAGGATTGATGAAGAATACTCTCGATTATTGGCGAACGGCTCAAATCACCGAGATGTGTTGGAAGATAATTATTCTGATATGACGTTAAAACATATAGCATTGATGGAGATTGAGGGTGAGCGGGAAGTTGTTATCACAGACAACCAAGGAATCATAGCCAGTAGCTCTGATGAAAACAATTCGATAATACAACAATACTCTTCCCTATTAATGGATCTTGATTTGGATGAAGACAGGATTTTGGTTTCCGACTGGAAAGAGTCAGCGTATATTATTAGCGCTCATCCTTATAAAGTGGATTCAAGTCATTCGGGATACGTTGTTATGTTTCAAAGTACTCGTTCAATTGAGCAGTTAATCAGTAAGCTAAACTTACACTTCGGATTAGCGGGAGGGGCAAGCGGAATCGCACTGTTCATCATCTATGCAATCCTCTCTAAATTCCTAACACGCCCTCTCATCCGTATGAAGGAAGCGACTGAGAAATTGAGCCAAGGAGAATTCGATGTAAGTCTTCCTTTTGTCGGTAACGATGAGCTAGGTGAGTTATCGGGCGCAATCCGAAAACTGGCGAGTGATTTGGAACGGTTAAAAACTGAACGTAATGAATTCCTGGCATCTATATCCCACGAGCTAAGTACGCCATTAACATACTTGATTGGCTATTCGAAAGTGGCAATGAGACAAGGGCTGAATACTGATGAACGTCAGCATTATCTTACAATTATTGCGGAAGAGTCGGACCGAATGAAGGATCTCGTTAAAAACTTATTGGATTTAGCGAAAATGGATGAGACAACTTTCACTGTTTCAAAGGAATTTTTTTGGATACGTCCGTTCATTGAGGATCTCCATAGGCTAGTTGGACCTTCTTATAAACTTAAAAAACTAAGGCTTGACTTACTATGTAACGAGGATTTCCAAATCCACGCTGACCCCTTGCGATTGGAACAGATTGTCCTGAATTTACTGGACAATGCCTATAAGTACTCAGAAGAAGATACAACTGTTACGTTGGAAGTGTATAAAAATGAGGGGAAATCAGTCATTTCAGTTACTGATGTCGGAATCGGAATTCCACCCGAAGACATTGAATTTATCTTCGAGAAACTATACCGGGTCGAAAAATCACGCTCACGTACTTCTGGGGGATCAGGTATTGGTCTGGCAATCGTCAAGGAACTTGTCGAAGCCCACGGTGGCAGTATTCAAGTGGAAAGTAGCCTTGGAAAAGGAAGTATGTTCACCGTTATAATTTAATGGGAGGCCTGAAGATGACATGCGGACGATCTTACTAATTGATGATGAGAAGAGGATGTTAGATTTAATTGAATTGTTTCTAATTCCACATGGATTTAGATGCATTAAAGAGACAAACGGACAGGCAGCGATTGAGACACTTAAACATGAGAAGATTAACCTTGTCCTATTGGATATCATGATGCCGGAAATCGATGGATGGGAAGTATGTAGGAAAATACGCGAATTCTCGGACGTCCCCGTCATTATGTTGACAGCGAGATCCGACAAACTTGATTTGGTTAAAGGGCTAGACACAGGCGCGGACGATTATATTACGAAACCTTTTGACGAGGGAGAGTTGGTTGCAAGAGTAAAAGCGCTATTGCGCCGTATCCCAGCAGATGAATCAGATGCAGAAATGATTATTTACGGTGATTTCAAACTAGATAAAGAAACATATTCCCTACAATTTAATGATTTAAAAGTACAACTCACATTGAAAGAATTTTATATTGTTGAAGCATTGATTTCACGACCAAATAAGACTTTCACACGGGAACAGTTATTGTTTTCGGCATGGGAATATAACACATACACAGATATTCGAACAGTGGACTCACACATACGTAATTTAAGAGAAAAATTAAAAACCGCTGGATTCCCTAGTGATGAATTTTTACAGACTGTATGGGGAATCGGATATAAGTGGAACTAAAGGAGATATTAAGATGAAGAAAATCAAAATGTATGCAGGGCTGTTACTACTAATTGCTATATTATCAGCTTGTAGCACTACTGGTAATAAATCATATTCATTTGAAGAAGTTAAAAATAGTAAAATCAATCATTTACATGGAATGGGATATATAAATGGCGGACCCGGAATAGTGATTTCCACACATGACGGGCTCTATGAGTATGGCAAAGACGGATGGAAAGAAGCAAATAGTGAAAAACATGATTATATGGGTTTCCAGGCAATACGTGAAGGATTCTTTTCAAGCGGTCATCCGGAACCTGGCTCTAACTATAAAAATCCTCTCGGACTTGTCAAAAGCACGGACAGGGGTGCCAGTTTTGATCAATTAGCATTCTACGGAGAAATCGATTTCCATTACCTTGCTGCTGGTTATGATTCAAACGCGATTTATGTATTGAATGAAACACCAACTAAAGAGATGCCCACGGGACTTCATTATTCCGCGGATGAGGGTACCACTTGGAAAGAATCATCCATGAAAGAATTCAATTCCGAATTTATTTCGAACTTGGCCGCTCATCCCACACGTAAGGAAATGATTGCTATTGGCAGTAAAGATGGGTTATTCCTCTCGGAAGATTATGGTGAAAAGTTCAGCTTGTTCAATGAAGCGGAAATGGTCACATACGTGACATTGACTGAAGCCGGTGGATTATATGCAAACCTCGAAAATGAAACAGTAAAACTTACATCATTTGCATTTGGTAGTGATCAAGAAATAGAAATTCAGTTACCAAAAAAACAACAGATTGAACCTATCGCCTTTATCGCGGTGAATCCTGATAACCAAAAAGAGATTGTTATCGCTACTCACAATAATGATATTTATTTAACAAAAGATGAAGGACTCAATTGGAATACGCTCGCAGTAAGTGGTGAATTAGCAAAATAAGGAGTTTGGAGGTGCATCATCTATGTATGGAATGATGTCGAAAATCAGTCAAACAATTAGTGAACCGCTTACGATTCTTGTACATTCATTTGCAGATGATCCGCTTATCTATGCGCTTTTATTGGGCTTAATAGGTGCTGTTGCTCCTTGTCAATTGACCGGAAATATGAGCGCAATCACTTTTTATGGGAATCGTACGGTTCAAGTGAAGACCGACTGGGTAGAAATTCTTTCTTTTATTGCCGGGAAAATTTCTGTATTTAGTTCCCTTGGTTTTCTGGCATGGCTATTTGGCCAATCGTTTGAAACAACAATGACGGAGTATTTTCCTCTGTTCCGTAAAGCGATTGGTCCGCTCATAATAATAACGGGACTTGTTTTGCTGGGTGTTCTCAAACTAGGATTTCTTCAACGCATAACAATGCGTATTCCTATGAAGTTGCGGGAAGGAAAGCTTGGCTCTTTTTTGTTGGGAGCCAGTTTTTCCCTTGCCTTCTGTCCGACCATGTTCGTCATTTTTTTCTTTTGGCTTATGCCCGTCGTTGTGTCAACATCGTATGGTTTAGTTCTGCCAGCTGTTTTTGGTATCGCGACTTCACTTCCTCTCCTATTACTGTTCTTTTTAATTTGGGTTTTCGATGCAAAGCGTCTAATTATGAAGCGAAGCATGAAAGTCGGAAGAGTTATACAACGTTTTGCCGGCTTTGTACTCGTGGTAATTGGCGTTTTAGATACAATCACTTTTTGGGGGATTTGAAGCATCATGGTTGTTACGCCAATAAGTGGTGTTAAAGACGATTTTGTTCTGATGAATTGTTCAAAAAAGGAGATTACATAGATGTTTACAGATTTAAATTTATTTATTGCATTTGGTGCCGGCTTTCTTAATTTCATATCGCCTTGTACACTGCCGCTATATCCTGCTTTTATTTCTTACATTACGGGGATGTCGCTTGATGAACTGAAATCCGATAAAAGGAAGTTCAACAAAAGTGGGATTGTCCATACAATTTTATTCCTGATGGGTTTTTCAGTTATCTTCATTTTTCTTGGATACAGTTCATCGTTTGTTGGAACGTTCTTTTTCCAGTACCAAGATCTCCTTCGTCAAGTCGGTGCAATTTTCATTGTAGTTTTTGGTTTGATGATTCTGGGTTTCTTTGCGCCAAAGTTTCTTATGGAAGAGAAAAAATTGCAATTTAAGAATCGTCCAGCCGGCTATTTTGGCACGTTCCTCATAGGACTCGCTTTCGCTGCAGGCTGGACCCCATGCACCGGACCAATTACCGGGGCTGTATTTATGATTGCCTCCCAAAATCCAGGTTCGGGCGTATGGTATATGGGTGCATACGTTCTTGGATTCGCAATCCCATTTTTCCTTCTGTCCCTTTTCATAACACGGGTTTCTTGGATTCAAAAACACAACCGGACAATTACGAAGGTCGGGGGATACTTTATGATTGCACTTGGTGTGCTCCTATTCTTCGATGGTCTAACTTACATTATTATATGGCTTAGTCCGATTTTTGGAGGATTTATGGGATTCTGATTTAATTTTAGGTGCCTTCTAATAGAAAATTCACGAAGAAGGTTAGAAAAATTGAAGTTCATACAAATATGGAATTTGCATAAGGAGTAAATATAAAATGAGTAATATCAAATGCCTTTGCGGACATGAAAACCCGTTTGGCACAATTCTTTGTGAGCGATGCGGAAGGCCGCAGACGGACGAAGCAAAGAAAAGTAAACTTGTCGATATGCGCTATGAAGGGTCAGCAAGAAGATCACAGACATATAAACGGTCAATGATTGACAGAGTATGGAATTTCTTTTCAAGTGTCAAGGTTGGAATCAGTATTATTGTTGCAGTTCTCGTGACTTCCGCATTTGGTACGTTGTTCCCGCAAAAGTTATATGTCCCTGCTGTCACGGAGGCGGAAATTGCTGCTTATTATGAAAGGTTATATGGAGTCCCAGGCGTTCTTTATTATGAACTGGGATTTTACGACATGTACAATAGTTGGTGGTTCATTACACTGATCGGGATGCTTGGTACATCAATCATCATAGCCAGTTTTGACAGAGTGATCCCACTTTACAAGTCATTAAAAAAACAACGAACAAAACGCCATGTTTCCTTCATGAGTAGGCAACGGATTTATGGAATAGGTTCGGTCAATGATACGGATGTATCACTTGCTAAAGCGGAAAAGAAACTAAAGGAACTCCGATATAATGTGAAGATAGAAGATGGAGCAATACTTGCAGAGAAAGGTCGCTTTTCTAGATGGGGGCCTTACGTTAATCATACAGGGTTGATTATTTTTCTTTTTGGTGTTCTATTACGAGGACTCCCAGGTTTTTATGTAGATGAAACACTTTGGCTTCGTGAAGGGGAGATGCGTGCAATCCCTGGAGCCCCAGGATTCTATATAGAGAACCAGGATTTTAAGATCGAATTATACACGAAAGAAGAAGACGAGGCGTTTGGAGAAGCAATCGACCGAGTAGGTACGATCGTAAAAAATTATCAGACTGACGTCACATTGTATAAAGAAGCGGAAGATGCACTTCCAGGACAGTCAGACAAACTAGAATTTGTTAAAGATTATTCGATAATTGTCAATAAACCACTTAACTTTGAAGGGTATAATGTTTTTCAAATGGACTATCGTCTTGATGAATTGAAATCAATGACATTTCATTTGACGGAAAAGTCCACGGATAGGTCCTTCGGTGAATTCACTGTAGACCTTACTAATCCAGAACCTACATACGAGCTCGAGGAAGGTGCTCGTGTTGAACTAAAGGATTACTTCCCAGATTACGATGGAATTGAAGATGGTGAGCCAAAAACAAAATCACCTGTACCAAACAATCCAGCATTTATTTTTAAAATGGTGACATCGGATAAACCAAAAGGCGAAATGAGTTTCGTTGCAATCCAGCAAACTCTTGAAACAGAAGTAAATGATTACAAAGTGTCGTTTGTCAGTGCTGACACTCGTGATATTTCAGGTCTCACAGTTCGGAAAGACAAGACATTGTATATATTGCTCCTTGGGGGCATCATTTTCATGATTGGCGTTTCGCAAGGGTCTTATTGGAACCATAGAAGAATATGGATTCAAAAAGGCGAAGGCAATGAACTTCTCCTCGCCA of the Sporosarcina sp. FSL K6-1508 genome contains:
- a CDS encoding sensor histidine kinase — translated: METSLIFYLHQNIIHARIDEEYSRLLANGSNHRDVLEDNYSDMTLKHIALMEIEGEREVVITDNQGIIASSSDENNSIIQQYSSLLMDLDLDEDRILVSDWKESAYIISAHPYKVDSSHSGYVVMFQSTRSIEQLISKLNLHFGLAGGASGIALFIIYAILSKFLTRPLIRMKEATEKLSQGEFDVSLPFVGNDELGELSGAIRKLASDLERLKTERNEFLASISHELSTPLTYLIGYSKVAMRQGLNTDERQHYLTIIAEESDRMKDLVKNLLDLAKMDETTFTVSKEFFWIRPFIEDLHRLVGPSYKLKKLRLDLLCNEDFQIHADPLRLEQIVLNLLDNAYKYSEEDTTVTLEVYKNEGKSVISVTDVGIGIPPEDIEFIFEKLYRVEKSRSRTSGGSGIGLAIVKELVEAHGGSIQVESSLGKGSMFTVII
- a CDS encoding response regulator transcription factor produces the protein MRTILLIDDEKRMLDLIELFLIPHGFRCIKETNGQAAIETLKHEKINLVLLDIMMPEIDGWEVCRKIREFSDVPVIMLTARSDKLDLVKGLDTGADDYITKPFDEGELVARVKALLRRIPADESDAEMIIYGDFKLDKETYSLQFNDLKVQLTLKEFYIVEALISRPNKTFTREQLLFSAWEYNTYTDIRTVDSHIRNLREKLKTAGFPSDEFLQTVWGIGYKWN
- a CDS encoding F510_1955 family glycosylhydrolase, encoding MKKIKMYAGLLLLIAILSACSTTGNKSYSFEEVKNSKINHLHGMGYINGGPGIVISTHDGLYEYGKDGWKEANSEKHDYMGFQAIREGFFSSGHPEPGSNYKNPLGLVKSTDRGASFDQLAFYGEIDFHYLAAGYDSNAIYVLNETPTKEMPTGLHYSADEGTTWKESSMKEFNSEFISNLAAHPTRKEMIAIGSKDGLFLSEDYGEKFSLFNEAEMVTYVTLTEAGGLYANLENETVKLTSFAFGSDQEIEIQLPKKQQIEPIAFIAVNPDNQKEIVIATHNNDIYLTKDEGLNWNTLAVSGELAK
- a CDS encoding cytochrome c biogenesis CcdA family protein, which codes for MYGMMSKISQTISEPLTILVHSFADDPLIYALLLGLIGAVAPCQLTGNMSAITFYGNRTVQVKTDWVEILSFIAGKISVFSSLGFLAWLFGQSFETTMTEYFPLFRKAIGPLIIITGLVLLGVLKLGFLQRITMRIPMKLREGKLGSFLLGASFSLAFCPTMFVIFFFWLMPVVVSTSYGLVLPAVFGIATSLPLLLLFFLIWVFDAKRLIMKRSMKVGRVIQRFAGFVLVVIGVLDTITFWGI
- a CDS encoding cytochrome c biogenesis CcdA family protein, translating into MFTDLNLFIAFGAGFLNFISPCTLPLYPAFISYITGMSLDELKSDKRKFNKSGIVHTILFLMGFSVIFIFLGYSSSFVGTFFFQYQDLLRQVGAIFIVVFGLMILGFFAPKFLMEEKKLQFKNRPAGYFGTFLIGLAFAAGWTPCTGPITGAVFMIASQNPGSGVWYMGAYVLGFAIPFFLLSLFITRVSWIQKHNRTITKVGGYFMIALGVLLFFDGLTYIIIWLSPIFGGFMGF
- the resB gene encoding cytochrome c biogenesis protein ResB, whose translation is MSNIKCLCGHENPFGTILCERCGRPQTDEAKKSKLVDMRYEGSARRSQTYKRSMIDRVWNFFSSVKVGISIIVAVLVTSAFGTLFPQKLYVPAVTEAEIAAYYERLYGVPGVLYYELGFYDMYNSWWFITLIGMLGTSIIIASFDRVIPLYKSLKKQRTKRHVSFMSRQRIYGIGSVNDTDVSLAKAEKKLKELRYNVKIEDGAILAEKGRFSRWGPYVNHTGLIIFLFGVLLRGLPGFYVDETLWLREGEMRAIPGAPGFYIENQDFKIELYTKEEDEAFGEAIDRVGTIVKNYQTDVTLYKEAEDALPGQSDKLEFVKDYSIIVNKPLNFEGYNVFQMDYRLDELKSMTFHLTEKSTDRSFGEFTVDLTNPEPTYELEEGARVELKDYFPDYDGIEDGEPKTKSPVPNNPAFIFKMVTSDKPKGEMSFVAIQQTLETEVNDYKVSFVSADTRDISGLTVRKDKTLYILLLGGIIFMIGVSQGSYWNHRRIWIQKGEGNELLLASHTNKNWFSLRKELDQVRDYANLPQYEDRDDTESFEHQKGDNS